One Actinopolymorpha sp. NPDC004070 DNA segment encodes these proteins:
- a CDS encoding site-specific integrase has translation MNAITGKRYLGDGYEPRTVRHSNAVLRGFYEYWIELGEGPLVNPVPRGRMGSRANAHHDPLKPYRAEGRLRYNPKVPRRRPRAIPDERWEDLFAGLGSDRDRAIAALAVSNGARASELLGIRGVDVEWGNQLVQVSRKGSGVMQWLPASSEAFVWLRLYLGELGSLEPNDPIWWTLRRRDRGDGLVRQPMNYEALRAVFRRLNSLLGTNYSMHDLRHTAAVRMSRDENLSMRDVQTILGHAHLSTTADVYLVEDDAQVVARVHRHLAARQERAETPPPTAGVGYDEADLAVLFGRGGPR, from the coding sequence GTGAACGCGATCACCGGGAAGCGGTACCTGGGCGATGGGTACGAGCCGAGGACGGTTCGGCACAGCAACGCGGTTCTGCGCGGGTTCTACGAGTACTGGATCGAACTCGGCGAGGGGCCTTTGGTCAACCCGGTGCCAAGGGGGCGAATGGGCTCTCGTGCGAATGCGCATCACGACCCGCTGAAGCCCTACAGGGCGGAGGGCCGGCTTCGTTACAACCCGAAGGTGCCCCGTCGCCGGCCGCGGGCGATTCCAGATGAGCGGTGGGAGGACCTGTTCGCTGGGTTGGGTTCGGATCGGGATCGCGCGATCGCCGCGCTGGCGGTCAGCAACGGTGCCCGCGCGAGCGAGTTGCTCGGCATCCGGGGCGTGGACGTGGAGTGGGGCAACCAGCTGGTGCAGGTGAGCCGGAAGGGCTCCGGTGTCATGCAGTGGCTGCCGGCCAGTAGTGAGGCGTTCGTCTGGCTGCGGCTGTATCTGGGTGAGCTGGGATCGCTGGAGCCGAACGATCCGATCTGGTGGACGCTGCGCCGCCGCGACCGCGGCGACGGGCTGGTGCGCCAGCCGATGAACTACGAGGCGTTACGTGCGGTGTTCCGCCGGCTGAACAGCCTGCTGGGCACGAACTACTCGATGCACGACTTGCGCCACACCGCCGCGGTGCGGATGAGCAGGGACGAGAACCTGTCGATGCGCGACGTGCAGACCATCCTGGGCCATGCCCATCTGAGCACGACGGCCGACGTCTACCTGGTCGAGGACGACGCGCAGGTGGTCGCCCGGGTTCACCGACATCTCGCTGCCCGGCAGGAGCGGGCTGAGACCCCACCTCCGACCGCCGGAGTCGGCTATGACGAGGCCGATCTGGCGGTGCTGTTCGGGCGAGGTGGTCCCCGGTGA
- a CDS encoding site-specific integrase, with the protein MAARGDHGLDWMDDLAVADPRSGQINRAELGAGLNWLFLARVLQPGYDFFSHYKAFVVFELTPKIISPDLFTQFADVANAAKVSDRDLGLARRALVKITLHTGRDLDGVTSDDFAECQAWGSRHKRIKGLHVAWDLLAGVGVFGKDTSLRDSMRTGQQSTSDLVDFYRIRSRSVRDVLVRYLEERRPGMDYNSLRGLAGSLAGTFWADIEQHHPGIDDLRLPEPVAQAWKERLHVVTTSNGSTRARRSRLEVLTVVRAFYLDIQEWAHADPSWAMWAAPSPVRRGDTGGIVKARQQVSAQMHQRIRERLPQVPILVETAERHRADQRDLLQAATKMPAGGVFEHSGRRYRVLDSAADTTSGDCGKPGQVVVEETSSGDTLDLSRAEDEAFWSWAIIETLRHTGVRIEELLEVTHLALVSYHLPDTAELVPLLQVVPSKSNEERLLLISPELASVFATIITRLRRHNGGTVPLVSRYDGHERLTGPALPHLFQRRVRRRSQVISYNTVHRLLNSTVALTGLRDAAGQPLNFTAHDFRRIFTTEAVTGGLPVHIAARLLGHHSLSTTQAYLAVFQDDLIRTYRGFLDARRAVRPPAEYREPTNEEWREFQQHFELRKLELGTCGRPYGTPCQHEHACIRCPMLRLDPKQRGRLVEIIRNLTDRIAEARMNGWHGEAQGLHTSLEAARNKLATLDRSRHGDKRGVTDLATPVIRRPDPSADSSPLSQATTDRKELT; encoded by the coding sequence ATGGCCGCACGCGGCGACCATGGTCTCGACTGGATGGATGACCTGGCGGTCGCGGATCCCCGCTCGGGCCAGATCAACCGGGCTGAGCTGGGCGCGGGCTTGAACTGGCTGTTCCTGGCTCGGGTGCTGCAACCTGGATACGACTTCTTCAGCCACTACAAGGCCTTCGTCGTCTTCGAGCTGACACCGAAGATCATCAGCCCCGACCTGTTCACCCAGTTCGCTGACGTGGCGAACGCGGCGAAAGTCTCCGACCGCGACCTCGGACTGGCACGCCGGGCGCTGGTCAAGATCACTTTGCACACGGGCAGGGATCTGGACGGCGTCACCAGCGACGACTTCGCCGAGTGCCAGGCCTGGGGATCACGCCACAAGAGGATCAAAGGTCTGCACGTAGCGTGGGACCTGCTGGCCGGCGTCGGAGTGTTCGGCAAGGACACCTCGCTGCGGGATTCGATGCGAACCGGTCAGCAGTCCACCTCTGATCTCGTCGACTTCTACCGCATCCGGTCTCGGTCCGTACGGGACGTGCTGGTCCGCTATCTGGAGGAACGGCGGCCAGGCATGGACTACAACTCCCTGCGCGGCCTCGCCGGCTCTCTGGCCGGCACGTTCTGGGCCGATATCGAGCAGCACCATCCGGGGATCGACGACCTGCGGCTGCCCGAGCCGGTCGCGCAGGCGTGGAAGGAACGGCTGCACGTCGTCACCACCAGCAACGGCTCCACTCGTGCCCGTCGGAGCCGGCTGGAGGTGTTGACCGTGGTGCGAGCGTTCTACCTCGACATTCAGGAGTGGGCGCACGCGGACCCGTCCTGGGCCATGTGGGCTGCTCCCAGCCCTGTCCGCCGAGGCGATACCGGAGGGATCGTCAAAGCCAGGCAGCAGGTCTCAGCGCAGATGCACCAGCGCATTCGTGAACGGCTTCCACAGGTCCCGATCCTGGTTGAGACAGCCGAACGACACCGCGCCGATCAGCGGGACCTTCTCCAGGCGGCTACCAAGATGCCCGCCGGTGGCGTCTTCGAGCACAGCGGTCGGCGCTACCGGGTCCTCGATAGCGCCGCAGACACCACGAGCGGCGATTGCGGCAAGCCAGGCCAGGTCGTGGTGGAGGAGACCTCCTCGGGGGACACACTCGACCTCTCCCGGGCCGAGGACGAGGCGTTCTGGAGTTGGGCAATCATCGAGACGCTGCGACACACCGGTGTCCGGATCGAGGAACTGCTGGAGGTCACCCACCTGGCGTTGGTCTCCTACCATCTCCCCGATACCGCCGAACTGGTGCCGCTGCTCCAGGTCGTGCCATCCAAGAGCAACGAGGAACGGCTGCTGCTGATCAGCCCCGAGTTGGCCAGCGTGTTCGCCACCATCATCACTCGGCTCCGTCGGCACAACGGGGGCACCGTTCCTTTGGTGTCCCGCTACGACGGCCACGAACGCCTCACGGGGCCGGCGCTGCCGCACCTGTTCCAACGCCGGGTCCGGCGGCGGTCACAAGTGATCAGCTACAACACCGTCCACAGGCTGCTCAACAGCACCGTTGCCCTTACCGGCCTTCGCGACGCCGCGGGACAACCGCTGAACTTCACCGCGCATGATTTTCGGCGCATCTTCACCACCGAGGCGGTGACCGGTGGCCTTCCCGTCCACATCGCTGCCCGCCTGCTCGGCCACCACAGTCTGTCCACCACACAGGCCTACCTCGCTGTCTTCCAAGACGACCTCATCCGCACCTACCGGGGATTCCTTGACGCCCGCCGAGCCGTGCGTCCACCAGCTGAGTATCGAGAACCAACCAATGAAGAGTGGCGGGAGTTCCAGCAGCACTTCGAGCTGCGGAAACTCGAGCTTGGAACGTGTGGCCGTCCCTATGGGACGCCTTGCCAGCACGAGCACGCATGTATCCGCTGTCCCATGCTGCGGCTCGACCCCAAGCAACGCGGCCGCCTCGTCGAGATCATCCGCAATCTCACCGACCGGATCGCCGAAGCGCGGATGAACGGCTGGCACGGCGAAGCTCAAGGACTCCACACCAGCCTCGAAGCGGCCAGAAACAAACTGGCCACCCTCGACCGGTCCCGGCACGGCGACAAGCGCGGCGTCACCGACCTCGCCACGCCGGTTATCCGGCGGCCCGACCCATCAGCCGATTCCTCACCGCTGTCCCAGGCGACCACCGACCGGAAGGAGCTGACATGA
- a CDS encoding DUF3987 domain-containing protein, with protein MAAVAEFTQTPPDLAGCVALAALSTAAGGKCEVVVRGSWREPVNIFTVVALPPGARKSPVFTAMPEPLLRAERALGERIRPQIVEAELAAATARKGRRTCRRHRSSS; from the coding sequence GTGGCCGCAGTCGCAGAGTTCACCCAGACCCCGCCCGACCTGGCCGGCTGCGTGGCGCTGGCCGCGTTGTCCACCGCGGCGGGCGGAAAGTGCGAGGTCGTTGTACGCGGCTCGTGGCGGGAGCCGGTCAACATCTTCACGGTCGTCGCCCTGCCGCCAGGTGCGCGGAAGTCACCAGTGTTCACCGCCATGCCCGAGCCCCTCCTGCGAGCCGAGCGGGCGCTGGGGGAGCGGATCCGCCCCCAGATCGTGGAAGCAGAACTCGCCGCCGCCACCGCCCGCAAAGGTCGCCGAACGTGCCGCCGCCACCGCAGCTCGAGCTGA